The segment AACATCCATTCCGATGAAAAGTGTGGTAAAATGAAACATATAAGACCTCCAATTGAGTGTGGTAATTCCTGTTAGAAGTTGATTGTTTTTTTATTCTAGTGTACAGGTAAATCCACGAATTCTCAACTGGGGGTCTTTACATATTGTCTATATTTTATAAGTATATAGAAAAAAGCTAGTGCTCTCAATCCAGAGAATGCTAGCTTTTTTTAATTTCCAACACTGGTGAATTTGGTCATACCATAGCGGAAGAGTTTGTAATTGATGGTAAATAAGACTAGGACAACCAGTGGCAGAGCCAGTCCCCATATGGATAGGTCTAAGAAGTAGAGGGCTGGGAAATAGGCTGTAAAAGCATAAGGGAAAACAAAAATCAGCAGGATTTGAATGATTTTTGGATAGATGTTGAGTGGGTATTGAGCCATCTGATTGAGGGCGAAAATTCCCATAGTCAAAGGAAATGATTCCACAATCCAAAATGCTAGAGCGGTTGGACCGAGTTGAATGGCTGCATAGAGTAGCCCGATACAAATGGCAATAAAGATTAGTAAGGCTAGTTTTCCAAGACTCCATTCCATGCCTAGCTCATTTGAAGCCTGGACTAGTGCAAGGGTACCGATGAGAGTTGTTCCGATTCCTTGAGGTTGAATTCGTTCACAGACAAGTTGAAAAAGTGGGTTCACAGGCATGAGGAGGAGGCGTTCAAATTCGCCTTGTCGGATGTAGCGACTGCCAAACATCCAGAGATTGTCAAAGAAAATCAGGTGAATGGAGCGTCCGACGGTCGCTATTCCATAGATGAAAAGCATTTGACCGTAGTTGAAACCAGCGATTTCCTTGATATTTCCAAAGAGGATGTTGAGGAAAATCAGGTAGACAATTTGTTCAATCAAAGAGGAGAAAAGCCCGATGAAGAAGTCCACCCGAAAGGACATCTGGGCCATCATGTAGACCTTGATGTTATATAGATAGAGGCTGATATATTTCTTCATGTTAACCTCCAAAAATGACAATACGACGCTTGGCTTGGGACCAGAGTAGAGCGATGAAGCAGGCTAGAATGGGTATCCATATAACTTGCAATCCCAAAGCAGTTAGATCGCTTTCCTGTCCTAGTAAAATGGAAACTGGAACGTTAACTGCATAATTATAGGGTAGGAGTTTCAAAAAGTTTTCCACAGCCTGTGGATAGAAGCTGAGTGGCAAAAGCGCTCCAGAAGCTAGATTGAAAAGCCCCATTCTCAGAAGCATGACTCCCCAGGCATTGACCGTAAAAAATGCTAAGAAGCCAAAAGCCATATCCAGGAGTTGAACGATGAACATACCGAGGATGGAGCTGACCAGAAAGAGTAAAATGGTCTGGCCGTCAGGTAGATAAAAATCCTGATGAACAAGTATGATACCGATAAATACGATAGCAAACTTTATCAGTTCCAAGAGCTTATTTCCAAGGTCTTTGAAAAAGAGGGCTAGGATAAAGGAATAGGGTCTGAGAAATTCTCCAGCAATGCTTCCTTTTAAAATGCTGTAGGACAAATCTTCCCCGAGTGAGAAAGAATTTAAACTGGCTAGTAGATTAGCAAAGATGATATATGTCGTAAAGGTTTGCAGGGTAAAACCATTGACTTCTGATTGAGTGAAGAAAATGGTTTTCCAGACATAGAGAGCTACCAAAATCTTCACTGCCAGTGAAACGAAAGTCGCTAGAAAGAAAGCCTTATACTGCATAGCATTCATCATGGTCAGGCGGGTCATGTAGAGATATTTACGCATGGATACCCTCCTCATAAATTTGGCGGACCATGGTTTCGATTTCCAATTCCTTCATGGTGACATCTTCAATTGAATAATGATTGAAAACTTGCTCAATCACCTGGGCGCTGGACCAAAGCTTGCTTTGATAATGGATTTCAAAGTGAAAATCATCTATTCGTTCAAATTCCCAGCCCTCCAATTGCAAATCTTTTTCAATCGTTTTATCTGTGGAAAAGAGAATAGTCTTGACTGTGGAAAAGCGTTCTTTGAGGACGGTCAGCGAACCATCGTAGACCTTCTTGCCCTTATCAATGATAAAAATCCGCTCACAGAGGCTCTCGATGTCCTTCATATCATGGGAAGTAATCAAAAAAGTGGTCTGGTATTCTTGATTCATATAGCGGATGAAGGAGCGAATGGTTTCCTTGACGCTGGCATCCAAGCCGATGGTTGGCTCGTCCAAAAAAACAACGGCAGGCTGGTGGATAAAGATAGCCGCAAATTCACAGCGAACCCGTTGGCCGAGTGACAGATTACGGATTGGTTGCTTCATAATATCTGCCAAGTCTAATAGATCAATCAAGACAGTCAATCGCTCTTTGAATACCTTGTCTGGAACATCATATATTTTTGCGTGAAGGATAAAAGATTCCTGGACAGGCAAGTTCCAATCCAAGTGAGATTTTTGTCCAAAGAGAAGGCCGATTTGCTTGTTGACAGCCTTGCGATTTTCTTGCGGATTGAGTCCATTGATGCGGACGGAACCCTGGTCTGGATAGAGAACACCTGTCAGCATTTTGATGGTGGTGGATTTACCAGAACCGTTGGAGCCGATATAGCCGATGATTTCTCCTTTTCTCACTTCTAAGGAAATATCTTGAACAGCAGGGATGGCCTTTTTCTTGGGCTTGAAAAAGGCCTTGATAGAGCCTTTTAGACCGACTTCCTTATCAATGATTGAATATGTTTTTGAAAGATGTTCTGCCTGAATCATATCATTATCTCCTTTTAAGAAAACGTTTGCACAATAATGCTATTATACCATATTTCTTAAGTTGTGAAGGCAGAAAATAATGTTTACGGTAACATTTTGATTAGAAAATCCGTCATGAATTGAGGTGATTCTTGTTTCCCATTTTTTATCCATACCTGCATGATACCGAAGAAGGCATGTGAAAAATAAATACTACGGTATTCTTTTTCCAGTTGTGATAAATTCTCTTTTCCTAAGCGCTCCGCTAAATCATTGGCAATAAGAAGTCGGACTTTATTGATAAGAAAATTTTGGATTTCTTGAGTTCCGTTATGGGTAAGTAGGGCAGAAAGCAATTTTTCACGATAGAGCAACTCGAAAATTTCTAAAAATGATGATTGGCGATTGCCATCATAACGGTCAAATATAGCCTCTAGTTTGTGAAAAAGTCCCTGTTGATAGGAGTCAATCAATTCATATTTATCCTTATAGTGGGTATAAAAACTGGAACGACTGATACCAGCAGTCTGGGCTAGGTGGGTGGTTGTAATGTCATTAAATCCTTGTGATTCCAGGCAGGTTACCATAGCTTCTAAAATAGCCTGTCGGGTTCGTTCTTTCCGATTATCTGTTCCCATAATTTCTCCTTTTGAACATTTTTAGACACAGTGTCTAAAAACAGTTCTTATGACTTGATTTTGAAATTGATACTTGTATAATGTATTTTATCAGTTTTTGGACACGATGTCTAAAGGAGTTGCTTATGTTACAAAAAGTGAAGAATATTTTCAAAAAACCAATGACTTTGGTTACCATTATTGGTGTTGCCTTTGTCCCAGCCTTATATAACATTAGTTTCCTAACCTCTATGTGGGACCCTTACGGTCGACTAGACCAGCTTCCTGTAGCAGTTGTCAATCAAGACCAGTCGGCGAGCTTTCAAGATAAAACCCTCACCATTGGTGATGACATGGTAGATAATATGAAAGAGAGCAAAAGTCTAGATTTCCACTTTGTATCAGAAAAGGATGCGGAAAAGGGCTTGGAAGAAGGGGACTACTATATGGTCATCACTCTACCAGAAGATTTATCAGAAAAAGCATCCAGTCTCTTGACGAATCAGTCTGAACCGATAACGATTTCCTATCAAACATCTAAAGGTCACAGCTTTGTCGCTTCTAAGATGGGCGAATCAGCTATGGAGAAATTAAAGACATCTGTTTCAGAGACGATTACTGAAACATATACCTCTGCCGTTTTTGACAGCATGGGAGAGATTCAATCTGGTATGGTTGAGGCAGCATATGGAAGTCAACAATTGACAGATGGTGCTAGTCAATTAGAAACCGGAAGTCAGACTCTATCATCAGGCTTATCTACCTTATCGTCATCAGGCCAATCACTGGTGACAGGAGCAAACCAATTGGCTACTGGAGTTGTGTCTTATACAGATGGAGTCAATCAGGTTGCTTCAGGAAGTCAAACACTTTCCAGTGGCTTAATGACCTACACAAATGGGGTAGCGAGTCTTGCTTCAGGTGCGGAGCAATTAAATGCCAATTCCTCTCAGCTCATCGCTGGGGTGGGACAATTGCAAACAGGAGCAAGTCAGGTTGAACAACTGGTAACAGGAGCCAATCAATTGCAGGCAGGCTTGGAACAACTCGCTAGTTCAACTAGTTTGTCTGCTGAACAGTCTAGTCAGATACAGGCCTTATTGACAGGGCTTCCTCAGTTGCAAGCGGCCATCAATCAATTAAATGATAGCCTATCAAGTATTGGAGGAGTTGCTGTAGATACTTCTACTTTATCTAGCCTCTTGACGGAGATGGGTGCTCAAGCTCAAGGCTTGTTGACTGCAGCCCAAGCTGATAAAACAGCCAGCATTGAAGCCTTGCAAGCAACGGCTACCTATCAAAACTTGACAGCTGATCAGCAAGCTGAATTGGTTGGAGCCCTCCAAAATTCACCTTCGACAACAATGACAGGAGCCCAAACGATTTTGGGGCAATTATCTCAACTGAGTCAAGCCTTATCTAGCCTACAAAGTCTTTCTGGCATGGCAACACAAATGACCCAGCTACAATCAGCTGTCGGTCAGATCAACACGGCTGCCAATCAAGCCTTGCCAGGTGCCACAACAGCCATTGAAAACCTATCAAGTAGCTTGAGTCAGGTCGACACCGCCCTGAACCAACAAGTTCTATCAGGAACTCAAGCCTTGACGAGTGGTGTGAATCAACTTCAAACGCAATTATCAAATGGAGCAAGTCAGCTCATGTCAGGAGTAACAGTCTATACCGCAGGTGTTGCCCAACTAGCAGAGGGTGGAGCTCAGTTGGTTGCTAACAACAGTAGTATCCAATCTGGAGGTAGCCAGTTAACATCAGGATTGGCAATTTTAGCTACTAACTCTAGTCAACTTGTCAGCGGTTCAGGACAACTGGCTTCTGGTAGTCAGCAATTAATTGCTGGTGCGGATCAATTAGCAAGTGGCGGTCAAACCTTGACAAACGGTATTTCCAGTCTTCGTACAGGTAGTGAGACCCTAACGAATTCGCTCAGCTCAGCCAGTCAACAACTATCAGTCGTCTCTGTAGAAGACAAAAATGCAAAAGCAGTTTCTCAACCAGTCACCTTGGAACACAGTGACAAAGATGATGTGAAAACCAACGGTGTCGGAATGGCTCCTTACATGGTGTCTGTCGCACTGATGGTTGCAGCCTTATCTGCCAATGTTATTTTTGTCAAACACATTGATAATCGCTCCTACAAGAATCGTTGGGACTGGGCCAAAGGAAAACTCTTGCTCAATGGGATCATTGCCAGCCTAGCAGCATTGATTCTGTACGGTGTTCTTCGCTTGATTGGAATCGAACCGGCTCATCCAATGGCAACCTTGGGATTAATCCTCTTAGCTTCTTGGACCTTCATGGCCCTCGTTACAGCCCTGGTGGGTTGGAATAATCGTTTCGGATCCTTCGCCAGTTTAATTATCTTGTTACTACAGCTTGGCTCAAGTGCAGGTACCTATCCAATTGAACTCAGCCCACGCTTCTTCCAAGTCATTCAGCCCTATCTTCCAATGACCTATTCTGTTTCAGGTCTTCGTCAAACCATTTCTATGGTTGGAAATAGTAGTCATCAAGTTTGGATGCTGAGCCTCTTCTTAGCAGGCTTCATGGGACTAGGTCTTTTGATTTATAATCAGAATAATGAATAATTAGAAAACCAACTGCTCCATGTGAACAGTTGGTTTTTGGTTGATGTAGTTATTTTGGGGTCCCTAAATTGATTGTCGCATTGGTGGCTTCAATGGTCAGTTTGTTCTTGCTACCTTTGTTTTCTAGGGTTAGGGTCTGTAGATCGTTTTCTGTCTTGACAGGGTATTTTGTGTACTTATCGCTAGTGAAAATGCCGATTTCCCCGAGTCGCTCTTGTAAGTAAGGGTCTTGGTTAACCATCTCTCCCAAATCCTCCCCATCTTCATAGTAGTAACCTTGGGCTTCTATTAACTACTCAACAAAAATCAAAATCAAACCAATCAAGTGTTTTTTAACCATCGTCTACTAACAATTGGTTTTAAAATAGACCAATCTAACTCTCGTATCACTTCTTGAAGCTTGTTTATCACATCATCTAGTGTTTTAAAAGCTTTATTCTTAAACCCTCTCTTTCGAATCTCAGCCCAAACTTGTTCAATTGGATTCATTTCAGGAGTATAGGGAGGAATAAACTCAAAACCAATATTATGTGGTTTCTCTAAGGTACTTGATTTATGCCAAACGGCATTGTCCATCACTAATAAAATATAATCGTCAGGATAAGCTTCAGATAGTTGTTTGAGAAAAACATTCATCCAATCTGTATTGCAACCCCCAGCGATAATGAAGAAGGACTCTCCTGTATGGGCATCAATAGCACCATAGCAATAGCGATACTCACGAATATAGTGGCTATGTACATGCGGTCTCACCCCTTTTGGTGCCCAGGCCTTTCCAAT is part of the Streptococcus suis genome and harbors:
- a CDS encoding TetR/AcrR family transcriptional regulator, with product MGTDNRKERTRQAILEAMVTCLESQGFNDITTTHLAQTAGISRSSFYTHYKDKYELIDSYQQGLFHKLEAIFDRYDGNRQSSFLEIFELLYREKLLSALLTHNGTQEIQNFLINKVRLLIANDLAERLGKENLSQLEKEYRSIYFSHAFFGIMQVWIKNGKQESPQFMTDFLIKMLP
- a CDS encoding ATP-binding cassette domain-containing protein; its protein translation is MIQAEHLSKTYSIIDKEVGLKGSIKAFFKPKKKAIPAVQDISLEVRKGEIIGYIGSNGSGKSTTIKMLTGVLYPDQGSVRINGLNPQENRKAVNKQIGLLFGQKSHLDWNLPVQESFILHAKIYDVPDKVFKERLTVLIDLLDLADIMKQPIRNLSLGQRVRCEFAAIFIHQPAVVFLDEPTIGLDASVKETIRSFIRYMNQEYQTTFLITSHDMKDIESLCERIFIIDKGKKVYDGSLTVLKERFSTVKTILFSTDKTIEKDLQLEGWEFERIDDFHFEIHYQSKLWSSAQVIEQVFNHYSIEDVTMKELEIETMVRQIYEEGIHA
- a CDS encoding ABC transporter permease, whose amino-acid sequence is MRKYLYMTRLTMMNAMQYKAFFLATFVSLAVKILVALYVWKTIFFTQSEVNGFTLQTFTTYIIFANLLASLNSFSLGEDLSYSILKGSIAGEFLRPYSFILALFFKDLGNKLLELIKFAIVFIGIILVHQDFYLPDGQTILLFLVSSILGMFIVQLLDMAFGFLAFFTVNAWGVMLLRMGLFNLASGALLPLSFYPQAVENFLKLLPYNYAVNVPVSILLGQESDLTALGLQVIWIPILACFIALLWSQAKRRIVIFGG
- a CDS encoding YhgE/Pip domain-containing protein, whose amino-acid sequence is MLQKVKNIFKKPMTLVTIIGVAFVPALYNISFLTSMWDPYGRLDQLPVAVVNQDQSASFQDKTLTIGDDMVDNMKESKSLDFHFVSEKDAEKGLEEGDYYMVITLPEDLSEKASSLLTNQSEPITISYQTSKGHSFVASKMGESAMEKLKTSVSETITETYTSAVFDSMGEIQSGMVEAAYGSQQLTDGASQLETGSQTLSSGLSTLSSSGQSLVTGANQLATGVVSYTDGVNQVASGSQTLSSGLMTYTNGVASLASGAEQLNANSSQLIAGVGQLQTGASQVEQLVTGANQLQAGLEQLASSTSLSAEQSSQIQALLTGLPQLQAAINQLNDSLSSIGGVAVDTSTLSSLLTEMGAQAQGLLTAAQADKTASIEALQATATYQNLTADQQAELVGALQNSPSTTMTGAQTILGQLSQLSQALSSLQSLSGMATQMTQLQSAVGQINTAANQALPGATTAIENLSSSLSQVDTALNQQVLSGTQALTSGVNQLQTQLSNGASQLMSGVTVYTAGVAQLAEGGAQLVANNSSIQSGGSQLTSGLAILATNSSQLVSGSGQLASGSQQLIAGADQLASGGQTLTNGISSLRTGSETLTNSLSSASQQLSVVSVEDKNAKAVSQPVTLEHSDKDDVKTNGVGMAPYMVSVALMVAALSANVIFVKHIDNRSYKNRWDWAKGKLLLNGIIASLAALILYGVLRLIGIEPAHPMATLGLILLASWTFMALVTALVGWNNRFGSFASLIILLLQLGSSAGTYPIELSPRFFQVIQPYLPMTYSVSGLRQTISMVGNSSHQVWMLSLFLAGFMGLGLLIYNQNNE
- a CDS encoding ABC transporter permease, yielding MKKYISLYLYNIKVYMMAQMSFRVDFFIGLFSSLIEQIVYLIFLNILFGNIKEIAGFNYGQMLFIYGIATVGRSIHLIFFDNLWMFGSRYIRQGEFERLLLMPVNPLFQLVCERIQPQGIGTTLIGTLALVQASNELGMEWSLGKLALLIFIAICIGLLYAAIQLGPTALAFWIVESFPLTMGIFALNQMAQYPLNIYPKIIQILLIFVFPYAFTAYFPALYFLDLSIWGLALPLVVLVLFTINYKLFRYGMTKFTSVGN